A window of Bos taurus isolate L1 Dominette 01449 registration number 42190680 breed Hereford chromosome 19, ARS-UCD2.0, whole genome shotgun sequence contains these coding sequences:
- the KRT14 gene encoding keratin, type I cytoskeletal 14: protein MTTCSRQYTSSSSIKSSGGIGGGSSRISSVLAGGSCRAPSAYGGLSVSSSRYSSGGVCGLGGGYGGGFSSSSSFGGALGSGFGGGYGGGLGAGFGGGFGGGVGGGFGGGFGVGDGLLAGSEKVTMQNLNDRLASYLDKVRALEEANADLEVKIRDWYQRQRPAEIKDYSPYFKTIEDLRNKILTATVDNANVVLQIDNARLAADDFRTKYETELNLRLSVEADINGLRRVLDELTLARADLEMQIESLKEELAYLRKNHEEEMNSLRGQVGGDVNVEMDAAPGVDLSRILNEMRDQYEKMAEKNRKDAEDWFFSKTEELNREVATNSELVQSGKSEISELRRTLQNLEIELQSQLSMKASLENSLEETKGRYCMQLAQIQELISSVEEQLAQLRCEMEQQNQEYKILLDVKTRLEQEIATYRRLLEGEDAHLSSSQFSSGSQSSRDVSSSRQVRTKVVDVHDGKVVSTHEQIVRTKN from the exons ATGACCACCTGCAGCCGCCAGTACACCTCCTCCAGCTCCATCAAGAGCTCCGGGGGCATCGGTGGTGGCTCTAGCCGCATATCCTCCGTCCTGGCTGGAGGCTCCTGCCGGGCCCCCAGCGCCTATGGAGGCctgtctgtctcctcctcccGCTACTCCTCCGGGGGTGTCTGCGGGCTAGGGGGTGGCTATGGTGGTggtttcagcagcagcagcagctttggcgGGGCCCTGGGCAGCGGCTTCGGTGGAGGATATGGCGGTGGCCTGGGTGCCGGCTTTGGTGGTGGCTTCGGTGGTGGCGTGGGTGGTGGTTTTGGTGGTGGCTTTGGCGTTGGTGATGGGCTCCTGGCAGGCAGTGAGAAGGTGACCATGCAGAACCTGAATGACCGCCTGGCCTCCTACCTGGACAAGGTGCGTGCCCTGGAAGAGGCCAACGCTGACCTGGAGGTGAAAATCCGTGACTGGTACCAGAGGCAGCGGCCTGCTGAGATCAAGGACTACAGCCCCTACTTCAAGACCATCGAGGACCTGAGGAACAAG ATCCTCACAGCCACTGTGGACAACGCTAATGTTGTGCTGCAGATTGACAATGCCCGTCTGGCTGCTGATGACTTCCGCACCAA GTACGAGACGGAGCTGAACCTGCGCTTGAGTGTGGAGGCCGACATCAACGGCCTGCGTAGGGTGCTGGACGAGCTGACCCTGGCCAGAGCCGACCTGGAGATGCAGATCGAGAGCCTCAAGGAGGAGCTGGCCTACCTCCGGAAGAACCACGAGGAG GAAATGAACTCCCTGAGAGGCCAGGTGGGCGGAGACGTCAACGTGGAGATGGACGCCGCCCCCGGCGTGGACCTGAGCAGAATCCTGAACGAGATGCGCGACCAGTACGAGAAGATGGCGGAGAAGAACCGCAAGGATGCCGAAGACTGGTTCTTCAGCAAG aCAGAGGAACTGAACCGCGAGGTGGCTACCAACAGCGAGCTGGTGCAGAGCGGCAAGAGCGAAATCTCGGAGCTCCGGCGCACCTTGCAAAACCTGGAGATCGAGCTGCAGTCCCAGCTCAGCATG AAAGCATCTCTGGAGAACAGCCTGGAAGAGACCAAAGGCCGCTACTGCATGCAGTTGGCTCAGATCCAGGAGCTGATCAGCAGCGTGGAAGAGCAGCTGGCCCAGCTGCGCTGCGAGATGGAGCAGCAGAACCAGGAGTACAAGATCCTGCTGGACGTGAAGACCCGGCTGGAGCAGGAGATCGCCACCTACCGCCGCCTGCTGGAGGGCGAGGACGCCCA CCTCTCCTCTTCCCAGTTCTCCTCTGGCTCTCAGTCATCCAGAGATG TATCCTCCAGTCGCCAGGTTCGCACCAAAGTCGTGGATGTACACGATGGCAAGGTGGTGTCCACACACGAGCAGATTGTTCGCACCAAGAACTAA